A region of Gracilinanus agilis isolate LMUSP501 chromosome 3, AgileGrace, whole genome shotgun sequence DNA encodes the following proteins:
- the LOC123241750 gene encoding histone H2A-beta, sperm-like, translating into MSEPGKVNIKKTPSFRRFQADKTGLKFPTYQIYRYLKTGYYAKRISTEAPIYLAAVMEYLTTELLELSGNVAQRSKKAQINPLHIQQALEEDDELRDFLNTAMIPNGAAVLPYIHPNLFSWKS; encoded by the coding sequence ATGTCTGAACCAGGCAAAGTAaatatcaagaaaactccatCCTTCAGGAGATTTCAGGCTGACAAGACTGGCTTGAAGTTCCCAACATATCAAATCTATAGATATTTAAAGACTGGATACTATGCTAAAAGAATCAGTACTGAAGCCCCCATCTATCTGGCTGCTGTGATGGAATATTTGACAACAGAGTTACTGGAGCTATCTGGAAATGTTGCCCAGAGGAGCAAAAAAGCCCAGATCAACCCTCTACATATCCAGCAAGCCCTTGAAGAAGACGATGAACTTCGTGATTTCTTGAATACTGCAATGATCCCTAATGGTGCTGCTGTGCTGCCCTACATTCACCCTAATCTCTTTTCCTGGAAGTCTTAA